From Musa acuminata AAA Group cultivar baxijiao chromosome BXJ3-8, Cavendish_Baxijiao_AAA, whole genome shotgun sequence, one genomic window encodes:
- the LOC103995040 gene encoding ras-related protein RABA1f, whose translation MAYMADEDYDYLFKVVLIGDSGVGKTNLLSRFARNEFSLESKSTVGVEFATRTIHVDNKLIKAQIWDTAGQERYRAITNAYYRGSAAALVVYDVTRHVTFENAERWLRELRNHTDANLVVMLVGNKADLGHIRAVSVEEAQAFVQRERLFFMETSALDSTNVENAFTRVLTQIHHVVSNKKVLGVGADPAALPGGQTIKLNTEDDDDDVRAVKKTGCC comes from the exons ATGGCGTACATGGCGGACGAGGACTACGACTACTTGTTCAAGGTGGTGTTGATAGGGGATTCCGGGGTGGGGAAGACCAACCTGCTATCCCGCTTCGCCCGCAACGAGTTCAGCTTGGAGTCCAAGTCCACCGTCGGCGTCGAGTTCGCCACCCGCACCATCCATGTCGACAACAAGCTCATCAAGGCCCAGATCTGggacaccgccggccaagaaag ATATCGAGCAATCACTAATGCATATTATAGAGGATCTGCTGCTGCGCTCGTCGTCTACGATGTGACTCGCCATGTCACCTTCGAGAACGCGGAGAGGTGGCTGCGGGAACTGCGGAATCACACGGATGCAAACCTCGTCGTCATGCTTGTGGGCAACAAAGCAGACTTGGGTCACATCAGGGCGGTCTCGGTGGAGGAGGCACAGGCCTTCGTTCAAAGGGAGAGGCTCTTCTTCATGGAGACATCTGCCCTCGACTCGACCAACGTGGAGAATGCCTTCACCCGAGTGCTGACGCAGATCCACCACGTAGTCAGCAACAAGAAGGTGCTTGGTGTGGGTGCTGATCCTGCAGCTTTGCCTGGAGGACAGACCATAAAACTCAACaccgaggatgatgatgatgatgtgcgaGCTGTCAAGAAAACCGGTTGTTGCTAA
- the LOC103995039 gene encoding uncharacterized protein LOC103995039: MRAVVQRVLSASVEVEGRVVSEIGPGLLVLVGVHESDTDADADYICRKVLNMRLFSNSKTGKSWDLSVKQSNFGVLLVSQFTLYGILKGNKPDFHVAMPPQKAKPFYESLVEKFRKSYTSDAVKDGVFGAMMKVNLVNDGPVTMQLDSSVSCSGSSEVVEVGEQ; the protein is encoded by the exons ATGAGGGCCGTCGTGCAGCGAGTCCTCTCTGCCAGCGTCGAG GTGGAGGGCCGCGTGGTGTCGGAGATCGGCCCCGGTCTGCTCGTCCTCGTCGGCGTCCACGAATCCGACACCGACGCTGATGCCGATTACAT ATGTAGGAAGGTCTTGAATATGAGGTTATTTTCAAATTCAAAGACTGGGAAATCATGGGATCTGAGT GTTAAACAGAGCAATTTTGGAGTATTACTGG TGAGCCAGTTTACCCTATATGGTATTTTAAAGGGTAACAAACCAGATTTTCATGTTGCTATGCCACCTCAGAAAGCAAAGCCTTTTTATGagtcacttgttgaaaaatttcGCAAGTCGTACACTTCAGATGCAGTTAAAG ATGGTGTTTTTGGAGCGATGATGAAG GTTAATTTGGTGAATGATGGTCCTGTCACAATGCAACTTGATTCATCAGTGTCATG CTCTGGTTCCTCTGAGGTGGTGGAAGTTGGTGAACAATGA
- the LOC103995131 gene encoding vacuolar cation/proton exchanger 3 — protein sequence MAGARSMSPLPPRKWSDLEMLVNARSDTLRNFLANLHEVLLGTKLFPLFTVVPLAIAARCFRFGQAWVFSLSLIGLVPLAERMSFLSEQIAYYAGPTVGGLLNATCGNAPELIIALLALHKDKIGVLKWSLLGSTISNLLLVLGSSLFCGGLANLNKERQFDRKQADANLMLLLLASLCHILILTYCYVVKNDIYMVDAISTLELSRTCSIAMLVAYIGCMFFQLMTHRQLFVSQEEDDDIVSDTPVIGFASSFAWLVGMTMLVTILSNYVISTIEAASESWGMPISFISVILLPIVGNATEHAGAVIFAFKNKIDITLGISLGSSAQISLFLVPLTTVVAWIKDIHMDLNFKLLETGTLVLAILITTFTLQDGSWHYLKGLVLLLCYVVIAAVFFFCQTPLDHVYVAPVEVNGYR from the exons ATGGCCGGCGCTCGCAGCATGTCCCCTTTACCGCCGCGGAAGTGGTCCGACCTAGAGATGTTGGTCAATGCGCGGTCGGATACCCTCCGTAACTTTCTCGCCAACCTCCACGAGGTCTTGCTCGGCACCAAGCTCTTCCCCCTCTTCACCGTCGTGCCCCTCGCCATCGCCGCTCGCTGCTTCCGCTTCGGCCAG GCTTGGGTGTTTAGCTTAAGTTTAATAGGCCTCGTCCCTCTTGCCGAACGCATGAGCTTCCTCAGCGA GCAAATTGCATATTATGCTGGTCCAACAG TTGGTGGTCTCCTAAATGCCACATGTGGCAATGCACCGGAGCTGATAATTGCACTGCTAGCGCTGCACAAAGACAAGATAGGAGTCCTCAAATGGTCCCTTCTTGGCTCCACCATCTCCAACCTACTCCTTGTCCTTGGATCCTCCCTCTTCTGTGGTGGTCTCGCCAATCTTAACAAAGAACGCCAATTTGACAGG AAGCAAGCTGATGCGAATTTAATGCTGCTCCTGCTGGCGTCTCTTTGCCACATTTTGATTTTGACCTACTGCTATGTTGTGAAAAATGATATTTACATGGTGGATGCAATCTCAACACTCGAACTGTCGAGGACATGCAGCATTGCAATGCTAGTTGCCTACATTGGGTGCATGTTCTTCCAGCTGATGACCCACCGCCAACTTTTTGTATCACAAGAG GAGGATGATGATATTGTTTCTGATACACCGGTGATTGGATTTGCTAGCTCATTTGCTTGGTTAGTAGGAATGACGATGCTTGTCACTATTCTATCTAATTATGTCATTAGTACAATCGAG GCAGCTTCAGAGTCATGGGGAATGCCAATTAGTTTCATTAGTGTTATCTTGCTACCTATTGTTGGAAATGCAACTGAACATGCGGGTGCAGTCATCTTTGCTTTCAAGAACAAAATT GATATCACCTTGGGCATCTCGTTGGGCTCTTCAGCTCAAATCTCCTTGTTTTTG GTTCCATTGACTACTGTTGTGGCCTGGATAAAGGACATCCATATGGATCTCAATTTTAAGCTCCTCGAGACTGGAACTTTGGTTTTGGCAATACTTATAACCACCTTCACTCTTCAG GATGGAAGTTGGCACTATCTGAAAGGACTGGTCCTCTTACTTTGCTATGTCGTCATTGCTGCAGTATTCTTTTTCTGTCAAACCCCTTTGG ATCATGTTTATGTTGCTCCCGTGGAGGTCAATGGATACCGATGA